The genomic DNA GCCCAGATATGGCATGATAATAATTCATTGAACTTGCACAATGTTATTGTGTTGGTTGCTTTGCCTGGTCCTCACGGTGGTCTCCATTTCCCAACACATATTTCCCTCTCCTCCCCAACCACCCTCTCCCCCCACCCCCACACACAAACAAAGGTGAAAAGAGAGGACTTAGCACATTCTAACTTTTTCGGTCTTGACATACAGGGGCTTAATCCACTAATGTTCCTCTTTGCTTTAACTGGAAATGCTACATATGTAGGAAGGTAAATGACCTATCATTACATTTATTCTTCCTAGCTCAATTGTAATTTAGTTGATACTCTATAAAACTGTGTTGTAATGATGTGTGTcagtttcattttgtttttctaaagaAGAATACTTAACCAATTTCCCAAGCCATGTATGATGTATCTTAAGAAGAAACTTTAGTTCCATTTAGTAATTTGGGTTGCTTCAGTGTGATGTTATAGGATATTTGGTCTCATGGACAAATTAAATGTTGATCCTTTTTGTAGCATTCTGGTGAGCAGCTTGGATTGGtcaaaaatcaaaccaaatctACCGTGGTTGGTGGATGCAGGAGGATGTGTGCTTCTTGATGCTTTCGTATCCATGCTTATGtgtaattttttcattatttgaactTATTATGTTAGATTTTTCAGCATTGGGTGGTTTCATTTCTCTAGGATAACTGAAACCACTCCCCGTTGAGTAGCAGTTTCTTGTGTAGTCTAGTTAAGGAGTGAGAAGAATCAACCATTCATCCACATTTATGACCGTCTTTTCAAACCCTCTTGGATGAGGGTTAAAAGAGTCTCAGTCCCCAAATGAGTTCTCCACAGAAGACAATGCATGATGcccttcattttttataaattcataagGCACGCCATTAGATTTGTTGGAGAAGCAATTTGGAGAATCTATTTGACAAACTATCATTTTCCAAACTTAACTATCATACCATGAGCTCAGCAATTTTCCAACTGTATATGACCTTAATATCTTGTCCAGATTTTAACTCAGTTCATCTATTTCCACTCTCGAACTCCAGAAGACCAAGAGAATAAGGATGGAAACTTCAATGCAGCTTAGCTGGTGACAAAATTGTCATCATGTTTATCATGTTATCTGTCTTATGCGCACAGGTTGCACTGAGCATCATGGAACAGATTACCTACGGGTGAGGCATTAATTGCACAGAATGGGGGTTCCCTTTGGTCTGCAGGTGCTACTCATAGTGTTTTTCTTCTACCATCCTGGTTTGATCTGCAGATGCTACTCTTAGTTGAATACAGAACCCCATGATAAAAGAATAATTGGCATACTGGGGTTGTACAGATCTCACtagccttttctttttcctggtCTTCTTCAGTACAATTTTCAATTCTAGCAATCGCAACAGTGACTTGGTAGTTTTATCCAAGTGATAACACTTCTTTTACCATTAATTCACGTTTGCAGCTAAATTTTCAATGGTGTTTATCActtatgaaaacaaattgtcaATTGTCTTATCTTTCTGCTCATATGCTTGGCttgtgtttgtatatatgtgtCCTTGAATGAGATAATCATAAGATTAACTATAGAAATACAATAATTATGTTTCATTATGGGCCATGTTTCAGTTATTTTGGGGTTGGCAAACAAAATTTTGGGTGACCATTGTCAAGAATATAGTGCTACGCTCGGCAGAAAATACTGTTTCTGGAAAGCGTATCATGGAGAAAATATATCAGCTTTGTATGGAATATAACATCTACAATCTTTAGGTTTAGCAAGCATACTTCAATGGTACTATTGTTATAGGAGATATTGGCATAAAGTTTCAACAGTGCAATAAAATTGACCCGAGTTTCTTTAAAGCAGTCTAGTTCTGTAGTTGAGAAAATCTGAAGGTAAGCTCAAAATTCTTTTGTCTGAAAGATGCATGTCAACAAAATAAAAGGGCACATTCATCTACAAATAGGGtgttttccttcaaaaaataaattggttGCTTGAATATTGTATTCTTCTAAAATTGATGCTCAGGCATGATACTTATTTCTCTTTGTTCTGTAAATGTCCTGACCAATTGTAGATTACTatactaatttttatttgttctggaattgttttaaaaattgcatATTACTATTCAAGGTGTGTAATATAAGCTAAGATTATGTATACATGTGCTGTTACAATGAAAAATGAACATATATGCATATTTATGGAGGAAACCATGAAAACTGTGAATGGATAAATGAATATACTATGTTGAGATATGGAATATTTTAGTGCGATAAATCATAGATGTGAGCCACTCTGGACGAATGCTTAAGATCATATCTGGGATCAAGGATGATCTAACAACTGTCATGACTATTTGTGCTATTTCCAATGAATCATAGAAATCTTCAAATCTAGGGATCATATCAGTCCTCTTTCTATTTAGATTCATATGTTGTAATGGCCAGTAGTTGAGCTGTGATTTGTCCTAGAAGTGTATTCCTATTTGTATCTACAATGATCTGTGTTTCTTATAAGATTTTCTGATTATTTTGCTTAAAGGGCTGTATCTACTTGATAGCCATAATTTTTGTAGTATTTGTGTCTATACATGAAAGCTTAAAAACCCAAGTAGAGAATGGTATAAGACAGAAGTATATGGAGTAAAAAGAAACCCCACCcccaaaaaaaatacaaaatggTTGCTTTAGACAGTCAGTTATAACCAGAGGCCATGAGATATTCTTCAGTTGCATTAAGGATTGGAAGTTTTACCCTTCTTGGTGTCTCACCAGTGCCTTGAGACCTCTCAGGGGAGAACACAATGTACACAATTTCATTTGGGTCGCCCTCCAAGTGGTAGAGACGCTGTCCAGCGCCATAGCCTCCAAGAAGTTGGTATGATCTCTCTGATTGATCCATTGCTATGCAGAAATCATCAGTACCTATTGGAACAACCCCAAGAAAATTTGATCAAAGAATGAGTTAGTATCTTACATTTTAGATTCCCAGTCCAGTGCAGAAATGTCGTATATGTGTTTTGCAGGGGAGAAATCCCTGTAACCCAATGAAGATACAAGCTTATACTAGTCGGACAATGGAAAATGAAGAGCAACCTACTCCAAATACCCCAAAGTAAACACTCACAAGCAGCTAGTTCCAGCTGAGTTTGATAGATGAACTCCAGAACTGCAGAAATCTCCTGCTCAAACTGAAGAAAGGGTCCAGTCTCAAAGTTCATCTTCCTTAGCTTACACAGGCCCTCTCCCAGTTCCATCATAGCCCCTCTATGGTTCTGAACAAATTAATTTAAGATGCCCATCATTGAAAAACCACACCACTGATCTTCAAATATAGCCAGGGAAAAAGAACACAGACCTGGTTGAACAGGTGATGAAGTCCTACAGCACACTGCAGAATTCCGTGGACTAAGGTCCTCACAGGATCCTCAGCTCTGTTCCAAATCTCCTCCAGGAAGTCATGGCATCTGTAGTAGTCCCTGCTGTTGAAGAGGGCGACCGCATCATCAAAGTTGCATTCATCCTCATCCTCGTCCTCTACTGC from Vitis riparia cultivar Riparia Gloire de Montpellier isolate 1030 chromosome 8, EGFV_Vit.rip_1.0, whole genome shotgun sequence includes the following:
- the LOC117921353 gene encoding uncharacterized protein LOC117921353 — its product is MAASSALLKLPFLCSSSSSSSSSSFPHISPYTSSPFSPFPNPKTQPNLLKHTSTFHLLPISYRFSAVEDEDEDECNFDDAVALFNSRDYYRCHDFLEEIWNRAEDPVRTLVHGILQCAVGLHHLFNQNHRGAMMELGEGLCKLRKMNFETGPFLQFEQEISAVLEFIYQTQLELAACTDDFCIAMDQSERSYQLLGGYGAGQRLYHLEGDPNEIVYIVFSPERSQGTGETPRRVKLPILNATEEYLMASGYN